accaccctcgccgccgaccatggcctagtagtcctcacccagaaccccactggactgaggagcagatcgggactgaaggacagctcgggactgaggcagctcgggactgaggggaagctcgggagtgagagaaagctcgggagtgagagaaagctcgggagtgagagaaagctcgggagtgagagaaagctcgggagtgagagaaagctcgggagtgagaggaagctcaggcaggttgatggatctaccagatcctggcttgctggtggttccggcagatcctggctgactggcggatcctggctgactagcagatctggcagatcctggctgactggcagatcctggctgactggcagatcctggctgactggcagatcctggccgactggcagatcctggccgactggcagatcctggccgacgggcacttctggcggatcctggctgactagcagatctggcagatcctggctgactggcggatcctggctgactggcggatcctggccgactggcggatcctggccgactggcggatcctggctgactggcggatcctggccgactggcggatcctggcagatcctggcagactggtgtatcatggctgactggtggatcctggctgactggtggatctaactgatcctgacagactggcgacgctgggcagactggcggcgctgggcagactggcggcgctgggcagaggggctctggcgcaggacaggcgggagactccggcagcggcgccggacaggcgggagactccggcagcggcgccggacaggcgggagactccggcagcgcaggagaggagaaaggctccgacagcgcaggagaggcgaggcgcactgtaggcctgatgcgtggtgctggcactggtggtactgggccgaggacacgcacaggaagcctggtgcggggagctgctaccggagggctggggtgtggaggtggtactggatagaccggaccgtgcaggcgcactggagctcttgagcaccaagcctgcccaaccttacctggttgaatactctcggtcgccctgccagtgcggcgaggtggaataacccgtactgggctatgtaggcgaaccggagacaccgagcgcaaggctggtgccatgtaagccggcccaaggagacgcactggggaccagatgcgtagagccggcttcatggcatttggctcgacgctcaatctagcccggccgatacgcggagctggaatataccgcacctggctatgcacccgcactggggacaccgcgcgcaccactgcataacacggtgcctgcccggtctctctagccccccggtaagcatagggagtttgcgcaggtcccctacctggcgttgccatactccccgtaagccccccccccaatacatttttggggctgattcccgggcttccgTCCACGCCgtcgtgcttgcttcgccaacctcattctcctgtaaccttccgcgcactgctccatcgaatcccaggcgggctccggcactctccctgggtcgaccgcccacctgtctatctcctcccaagaagtatagtccatactgtactcctctttgggctgctcctgtttcctcttctcctgctgcacctttgggcaGCTACActccctggtttagcccagggtcctctccccgtcaaggatttcctcccatgtccagaaatccttaatacgcagctcctctttgggctgctcctgcctgttgacacgctgcttggtccgtttacggtgggtgattctgtcacagttttctaatggtgaaggagagtcggaccaaactgcagcgcttatattgtgatccatgtttatttacacaacgtaacacgaatccaaaacacaaactctacaaaacaataaacgtagtgaaaaccgaaacagccttaactggtgcaaactaacacagactaaggacatcaagacactcagcacaatcacccacaatacaaccaaagaatatggctgcctaaataaggctcccaatcagagacaacgataaacacctgactctgattgagaaccacttcagacagccatagactctcctagaacaccccactaagctacaatcccactaagctacacaccacatacaaaaacccatgtcacaccctggcctgaccaaatacataaagaaaaacacaaaatactttgaccagggcgtgacactcgtcccgtgtgttaatcattgtgcagatgattacgggtctggtcccgtgtgttaatcattgtgcagatgattacgggtctcgtcccgtgtgttaatcattgtgcagatgattacgggtctggtcccgtgtgttaatcattgtgcagatgattacgggtctggtcccgtgtgttaatcattgtgcagatgattacgggtctcgtcccgtgtgttaatcattgtgcagatgattacgggtctggtcccgtgtgttaatcattgtgcagatgattacgggtctggtcccgtgtgttaatgattgcgcagatgattacgggtctggtcccgtgtgttaatcattgtgcagatgattacgggtctcgtcccgtagtGTTAATCATTTTACGCatgtgttatttattcgaggtatTCCTCACTCTTTTTTgggggtttcaaccctgtgttttgtatagtgtttgtttggtcttcgtccccgtgccttttCACGGCACGCCATAATTTGGGCTTAATAAAAAAAACGATTACACATTTCCTGAGCCTGTCTCCCGAATCATTCATACCAACGTGACACACACTCTCATGTACAATGTGCATGAAGCACAGAAGCAAACACACAGCAAAAAAAGAAGGGGCATTTACTACCCAGTTATGATTTTAAAAAATAGAAGTGAACATCCTGACCACAGCAGCTAAAAGCTAAACAAATATACAATCACATGTGATTCACTGTTCGCAGAATGTCAACCTGCAGTCATAAAAGGACATAGaatgggaggatgaggaggactaTACAATTGAATGGACAGAAGTATCACCTCATTTAGTATGATAAAATAGAGCTGAGATTAGAAGAGACTGTAGGCAGTAAGCAGGAGGCAAGGCTCTGGAGGAAGTGTCAGCTTGCCTGACCTTATTGAGGGGCTGTCAGGGAGATGAAGGATCACCCAGGTGGTATCTAGCCTACATTCAAGCAGCTGCTGGGGGTGTGTCTGGAGCCTACTCAAGCCATGCTACAGTATCCTGCTCTCTTTTTCAGTCACCCAAATGACccatttcccccctctctccctccctcttctctcaattcaatttaagggctttattggcatgggaaacatatgtttacattgtcaaagcaagtgaaatagataataaactaaaTGCTCCTCTCTCTCAATAAAATCAAAAACGAACATGGTTGCAATTGCAAATTTCATCCATTCACAgagtttaataaaaataaaaaataaaccttGAGTTCAGTCGCTTGAACTATTACTATACAATGAAAATACACAATACAATGTTGAATTTGCTATTATGAGGTTTAGTCTTTTGAGTACAACGATGTTTTAGTGTAGCATGAATTAAGCTATTATCAGGAGAACCAATTGACTTTGGTAATTTAGCAATTTCTTAACATTAAAAATGTACATTTGACATGGTCTCAAATCTGTACAAAATAAATAGCACAATTTTGCTCATTTACAGCTTGGCTCAAAAAAAGGGTTATGGTTGGTTCATAATTAAATGGCATACAAATTAATTTGAATAATCATGTActcaccagtggaggctgctaataatggctggaatggagtgaatggaatggtatcaaacccaTTGATACCCTAtgtttttgataccattccattgactccaatccagtcattattatgacccttcctcccctcagcagcctccactggtactcATTAGTTACATAACAAAATATTATCCTTTTAAATAAAGCTTTTCAGATTCATAAGTACCTTCAAGAGCATGTTATAGTTAAATAAATAGAATGTTTTCCATTTTTACATGCACAACCAATCTGTTTGGGAAAGTATTTACACTAAACAGACACTACACTCCATATTTATTTTTCAAAAGGTGTATATGTCGACGCCTGGACAAATACACACTCACGTCCTCTCTTGTGAACACACTGTCTATTTACTATGAACACCATATCTTCTCTTTAGGGCTAGAACTATCAATGTGATCAAGCTGAACGCATTATAAAGAGGACATGGAGTTCAAAACCACATTCTGACATCTCAAAAATTCACATGATTTTTTTTAAGGGTTTTTCACTTTTATGGTCATACGATTAACTATGGAGTCATGCGTTATGAGAACTGGTAGGCTTGTAGTATTTGGtaagagtttttttttttaaatcagtggCTCAATTACATTTCTTTAGGTGGACAAAGAAAGATGTGCTACTTCTGTGACAGTACTATACAAATATGCTACAAATAATCTCTAGAAAGGAGGAGAAAATAGAATCATCCCAGGGAATCTTCACGGTTGAGAAActagtttctctctctttgagtccaTTGTCTGCAAATGATCCAGGAGTCACTGGAAGAGGTTGTTGCTTATGTCTTGTCCATAGCAGTGTGGAAACTCCTTGATGTGAGGCAGTTGAGGAAGTTGAGGAGCAGATTTTGTGGATGATCTGCTATATTACATAACATCATTTCTGTATGTGGTTCTTTCATGATGCAAAGTAAGAGTTCTGCATGGAATAGAGTCGGTCAATGGGTCCCACACGTGCTTGCATATTCACTTCCGAAGATGCCATGAAGCAGTCACTGAGGCTGGTTAAAGATGTGTCGCTGTCTATATCATGGAAAATTGAGTCATTACCTgtaaagaaaagaaagagaaaaataaGTTGCAAgaatacataaaaaataaatactaaaCATGGCACATTGAATAAAAGCAAACTGCAACTTCCAATTGCACTGATAATACTGATGATGTACTGTATTTATGACTGTCTTGAAAATGAATAATTGTTCATCTTGAATCCCACTTTGAATTATTGTTATTACATACTAGAGTGTAATTCTGATAACTGTTTTGACAATAACTCTCTGAAGTCATTGTCCTGCCTTCCTGGGACAGTTACTATAGATCTGAGAGGAACATGTCAACAAAGAACTTAATATGCATCTCATCATTTCTTGTCCTATTATTTTCCTTGCGGGAATTGTTAACTTTATTGCACTCCAGATTTTAATGGCACTGTTACACAAGACGGGGACAGAGTGATGAAGAGGCATATCGTTTAATGTGTTGGCAATATCATCCTTCCCTCTATTTATCCCATAAAAATAGAGGGAGTGTGATGAGACTGGGACTTTGGGTGTTGCAATTGCAAGAAACAAAATGGTGGCTTAAAAAAATGATATCAAGTTGAAGAAGCTTCATCTTCATGGGGTTGGAGACATTGGTCAGAATTCTCTTCTACACGTTTCAACCCGTGTAAGTAAAGGGAAGAATAAAACAACAGATTCAAGATAGATTCAAATATTCGTTTTTTCTTGCTTGCAGCTGCATCCCTCTGATTGTCACATATTAATCTCATAAAATGGTTATTTTGCATCGTGGCACATTACTATACTCATCATGGTCACCATTGTTTTGATTATAATTTACCGCAAGCCCTTTGGATTTTCTAAAAGCTCTTCACATAGTGCGCAATGCAAActgtcagataacataccagagCATGTCACCAAACCCCATGCATAGAGAGAATATAGCGAGTGATTGTGGGGTGGGAGTAGGAGGGTAGTAGAAAACATGTTGGATTGATTTCAAAATGAACTTCAAAATAAACCAGTGGCCTGTTTGTGTCATCtcatgtgggggtgggggggggggtgcttgTACTTTGTGCGATATGCCTAAACCAGAGGTCTGTGGCCTGAACACATGTCCCACACTGGGGAGTGTGTGAGGTTGAGTAGAGGGGCAGGGGGACTGATGCTCACCATATGGGTTCATATGGTCTCCGGGCATCTGTGGGGGGTGAGGCCCTGCTGGAAGGGGTCCGTACTGTAGCCGTTCTGATCCATGGCAACCAGCTGCTGCTGGGGCGGGGCCAGTGGCGTGAAGGAGTTCATCATGCCCTCCATCCGATTGGACATCACCTCTGTAACACAGccaaacacacagagaaagagttTACATTAAGACTGTTGTGGAAGAGGCATTTAGCTGATACGCATTTTTCAGCTGGAAGGAAAGCCATCGACTCTAAATCTAATATAGAAACTAGACCAAAAGCACTGTCTCTATGGAAACCCTCCCTGCTCTGCTGTGGCCAATGGAGATTCTCCCAGCATTTCCTGATAGAAGGCTGCTCTTGACTCACTCAGAGGTgagtgggacacacacacagcccttgtTGCTTCAAGACTGGAGCTCACCACCCTTTTTCTTGTTTAAGTTAACAGCACAGAGTGGATTTTGTTATCTTAAATACATACActgcctccagaaagtattcacaccccttgacttattccacattttgttattacagcctgaattcaaaatggattaaataaagaaACAaatcaccaatctacacacaataccccataatgacaaagtgaaaacatgtttgatcattgctagacaaccatttccaggtcttgccatagatattCAAGTAGTttaaagtcaaaactgtaactcggacactcaggaacattcattgtctacttggtaagcaaatccagtatagatttggccttgtgttttaggttattgtcctgctgaaaggcaCTGTAAATCCTATCTCCTCCCATACTATCCTATCCACAGTATGCACTTTTGGGGATTTCAGGGCATGACAAAAGGTCCATAAATTAACACACCACGAGGTCAGTTTTACAAACTGGTCCATAAAATGAAAGCATTATTACATTAAGTTTATACTGAATCCGAAAATGATTCAATGATCTTCATGGATTTTCAGTACCAAGGCAATGTCGGTCTGTTCAGTAATACAATGTCAATGTAAGCCTTGGGATTTCCACAGAAAATAAATATAGAGCTCCTTTAACTTGTAAAACTGTAATTTCTCTAGTGCAACATCTCTTAAATCGTGAATCTTATGTCTACGGTATACCTGGTTTTGATTCTTCCTTCTCACTGTTATAATTCTTGTGTTTTCTTACCATATTTTGTGAGATGCTTCCTCCATAGTGGATGTATGCCTTTCCAATTAAGCTTTTGTCTATGACTGGAATGATATCATTACCACCATTTAACTTAATTAAAAATCCCAATCTAATATGCTTTGTAAACATTTTACAACTGCTTTAGGTATTTTGCCTGGCAGTGTGTTCCCATGGCATTATCTGCAATATTTCTTTATTTTCCTCTGTTTTTATTTGCTTTGAAGATTGTCTGTGAACACGTGTTGGTGTGGCTCTAACTTCCTGTGTGTATGACAtcattttttaacatttttatttaaactttatttaactaggcaagtcagttaataagaacaaattcttatttacaatgacagcctaccagcaaacagtgggttaactgccttgtttaggggcagaacaacagagttttaccttgtcaggtcaaggattcaatccagcaaccttttggttactggcccaacactctaaccactaggctaccttagaTGCAGTATCTGAACGGGGACACGAGAGTTGGACCTGGCTACAGCATGCAGACTACAGTACTCACACAGAACAGGTCATCTAATTTACAAGGATGCTTAACAGGGTTTGAGTTGTAAATCTccccacccacaccacacacacagtagacacGGTCTCCCTTATACCACGCCTGACTGGGGCCACAGACGCTAGCTAGCCTCCTCCACCTCCGCACACCAGTGGACACTAGGGATAATATGAGGTGGGTCACACATGAGCAGAAGCCATTACGACCGTTCTACTCCAATGGTTCGCATGTTCCTCAATTAATGCCATGTTTTAGGGTGGTCACACAGAGCtgtggtgtacagtatgtgattaTCCTGCCTCTGTGCTTCTCATTGAAGTGTCATGCTACACGTTTAGTTGGCTGAAACATAATTTTCATTTCTGCTATGTGATAATCCCAGATCACCATTTAAACATCATGTCAAATGCAAAATAACTGTCTAAAATCATGGTAATAACAGCTGTTTTTAAACTACTGAAACCGCTATTAAAAATGATACTGGGACAGTGGGTGTTGCCCTATTTCAGGCTGAACTGAAGGCTGTGTACTGTACCTTGGCCAAGCCGTTGAGAATTCTGTTGttcctgttgctgctgctgtcttCTTGCCAGCTTCTTCATCTGAAAGAAGGAGACAGAGTTTTAATGTACTCCCCAAACTAACATGTGCTCTTCTTAATTTGAAAATGATGCTCCTTGTTGCTCACCCCTGAGTGAACTACAGGAACACATATCTGACTGTACTTCATTATCAAAGGCTTTTGAAGATAATATCAAAAAAGGCAGTGGGTGGAGACATCTAATGGAAGACTGAGGTAGATTTGCAAGCATTGCACTTTAACTTTACAGAGTTGAAAGGAATGCAATGAAAAAGTTCAATTTATCGTTGATAGCTGTGGTGATTTGATAGCTGTTTTAGAGTAAGTAATGTTATGCCCTTTCCAGCCAATCCATGTGCACCATTGCTGTTGTTACTTTGTTCTCTTGATTAGTAACAAATAACATCATTATCTCAAATAACACTGCCTTTGGGGTGGTTATGCTCTCACCTTGGCTCTCTGGTTTTGAAACCACACCTGTACCACACGAACACTGAGACCTGTCTCAGCAGCCAGAGTCTCTCTCACCTTTAATAGTCAACACAAAAGCATTTTAACATCATACAAGAACACAAATTTAACTACAGATTGGAATCGTATGTGCTTTTCTATTTTTTTGTGGCATATTTCCAAGTGGGCGCCTTGCCTCTATTTTCTTTGATTTCAAATGTTGAATTAATGTGGCGGTCTTTTTGGACTGCTTGGTTACTGCCTCTTCAAAGCTCTGGACCGAGTGCAGTGAATGCTTTTAGGGCCTACGCTAAATGCAGTTCCTCTCTCTCAGAATGTCATTTGGCGCAGGGCGGGCGGGCTGCGTTACCCTCTACCTCAGTTAACACAGACCAGAGTGCTGCTTGCCACTTCAAAGCACAGCTCTGAGGTGCTGGAGATTTTTTGAATTTGAGAATTTGATTAGTAAAACTACTGTAGGCCTCATGGCATGCATCCAATTCTCCACATGCCAGTCTGTCCAGGGGGATATTCTAAAATATTAGTGTGGATTTGTATCGACCGTATACCACCAAAGCACGTCAAAGCAAGCTTAAAAGATTGATTTTGTTTCACAAAACCCAGGTTTCAGTTCacaatgtgtgtataatgtagccATGCAGACATTTCAAGTAGCTTTTCCAACGTAGGCCATTCTTACAGGTCATTTTCTGTACATAAACTTGTTGCTCAGCTACTTTTGAGCTCAAACTGCAGCCAGCAGTGTTAGAGTGTTAGTTTTCAGCTCTGTTCAGTGTTCAGTAGGCAGACAGTGGTgttgtatgtgtctgtctgtctgtctgtctgtctgtctgtctgtctgtctgtctgtctgtctgtctgtctgtctgtctgtctgtctgtctgtctggtgagaGTAGAGCTGCTGTGGCAGAGATCAGGTCATGTGAAGGACAGGAAAGGGCCTCACCTTTCTGCAGGGTTTGGAGGACACCTCGAAGGAGGCTTTGAAAGCTCGTCTCTGCTGAGTGGTCAGAATGGTGCGTGGCCGCTTGGGCCTCCTGGGGTCTTTCCCATCATCTCCCTTCCCCTGGCCTCCCGTGCCTTTCTCCTGCTTGATATCCACATCGTCATCGTCACTTTTCTCTGCATAGATAGACAGACATTTTTCACCAATATCAGCATGGGTTTGAGCTGACAACATCCCTGACAGTCTACTGATAAATATATGGTCTGTTCTTTTCAATTCCAAGAGATTCAGACTCCACAACTGTATCCATAACGAATGGAGACACGtggttttaatacatttttatcaATTTATTACAAAAACATTAGGCCACATGCACGATTAGACATTCAGAGGACTGAAAAGCATAATGAAAAATGCACATTTGTCATTAGATTTGACATTGTGTCATTGGTAATTCATTACAATGGTTGTTTTACACCAAATAAATCTTTGATAAGAATCCTACATAGCAGATCCACCCCAAGATGAAAAGGCATGGGAAATTAACTCAAGATATCAAAGGaaatgggaaatatatattttataaccACACAAACTTAAAATAAAAGGAAAATGCACATTGGGTCCCAACAGACAAAAAGACTGAAAGGACGCTATGCATAAAGAGACAAATTGCAAAAGTTACCAAAAGGTGGAAAGCTGATGTATATTTTATTGTCTATGGTAATTAAATGTGTCCATAAAGGGATCTTGATGTTTCTCTCTATTGGCACACATTAAGTGCTATCTTAACAAACTAGCTAAATTGCTTAATCATCAAAATAGTCTGCTAATCTAATAAGCAATATCAGTGTAATAGAAAGATAATCATAATTATAACACTAAACATAATGGCTTTGACTCCTGTGTTGAATAATGTATCCCCAATGCATTAGTAAAATAATACAAGGCCTGTGTGAGTGAGAGGCAGTGTTCTCAGAAGCAGCAGCAATGTCAATTCAAGCAACAAATGATGTGGGCTTCCAGTGATTGCTTAGAGATGCACACATCATGGTTCCGTTCTGTAAGCTGTCATCTGGTTCTGATCATCTCTACTGTAAATAGTGTGGTGTCGTAGGCCAAATGGTATTTCTCCCGTTGATTTCAACATTCTGTCTGCTGCATACGTCAAGGTTATACTCTGTTCATGTCAACTCTGGAATTTTGGAGACCCTCCATAAAATACCAGTGTGATACACTGGGAGAAAACGAAGCGCGGAAGTTAAACAAATATTCCTATAAGTTGACAAAAGTGTACACAGGCACAGACGGTTTGATACATTCtctgcctttgtgtgtgtgtttaaatgagAGCCAGATGGGTCTGAACAGTAAGGCTTGGCGAGATGCCTCACTGTGTGGAGGCGAGGCGAGGATGCAAAGAACACAGAGTAGCAGATAAGAGGAGCTACGCTCGGCCCTCTGCAGAAAGACCCCAAATCCTCCCGTCAGTCAACATCATACACTGATTATATTCCTTCCAGCACAACAGCCCGCCCACACAAGAACCTAACAGACATTAATACAGATTGGCTTCTGCTCACTGCCCATAATATCCATTAGAATAAAATGAATCACAAAAGACTGGGTGTCTCAACCAGAATATGTTTTTGGGTTAGGATTTGGTCTTGGAAAGGATTTGGTCCTACCTGAGTCAGAATCGTCTGGGCTGACAGAACTGAGCAGGTCCTTCTCCTTCTCATAGTCACTCTTACACAGCAGCTGGCCCTCCTTCAGGACAAACTCATCCCCTTTCCTCAGCTGCCggtcacacacacagcaggagaAGCAGTTTAAGTGGTACACACACTCCAGAGCACGCATCACAAACTCTGTGGGGGCGATCTTCTCCAGGCATCCACTGCACTTGGTGGCAAACAATCTACGGAAGAAGATGAGAGAAAAGGTACCATTACTAATTGATGCATTGAAAATGTATGTAACATTAATATTATTATTTCATCACAGAGTCAAGGGGGTCTACTTAGTCTCCCTAGCTTGGCCTGTCACCATGGGCTTTTGATTAAGAGGGTTTAGGGGCAGGGGGCAGGAGGCTGTGGGCTGATCCTGTGGGCAGCCAGTACCAGTAAGTGATTCTTTTGACTAGAGCTCATGTGTTAAAGTGCCTAAGGTTGCCCCAGCCCCACGCCACACCAACAGCGCTCGGTCATGGGCACCCAAATGCCTCTTAGCCTCAGACAGCTGGCCAACACGGGGATCAGTCAGTTATAA
This sequence is a window from Oncorhynchus keta strain PuntledgeMale-10-30-2019 chromosome 14, Oket_V2, whole genome shotgun sequence. Protein-coding genes within it:
- the lmx1bb gene encoding LOW QUALITY PROTEIN: LIM homeobox transcription factor 1, beta b (The sequence of the model RefSeq protein was modified relative to this genomic sequence to represent the inferred CDS: inserted 1 base in 1 codon); this translates as MLDGIKTEDHPHRQATLGVVLGTECHHQSVCEGCQRPISDRFLMRVNDSSWHEECLQCAVCQQPLTTSCYFRDRKLYCKHDYQQLFATKCSGCLEKIAPTEFVMRALECVYHLNCFSCCVCDRQLRKGDEFVLKEGQLLCKSDYEKEKDLLSSVSPDDSDSEKSDDDDVDIKQEKGTGGQGKGDDGKDPRRPKRPRTILTTQQRRAFKASFEVSSKPCRKVRETLAAETGLSVRVVQVWFQNQRAKMKKLARRQQQQQEQQNSQRLGQEVMSNRMEGMMNSFTPLAPPQQQLVAMDQNGYSTDPFQQGLXPPQMPGDHMNPYGNDSIFHDIDSDTSLTSLSDCFMASSEVNMQARVGPIDRLYSMQNSYFAS